Proteins encoded by one window of Myxococcus guangdongensis:
- a CDS encoding OprO/OprP family phosphate-selective porin, with translation MAGPRPHRCTPTLLAATLTWLCSSVVLAQAPASAEPAPTPPAPGSVSVRATSEGISLHSADNALLLKLRGYVQLDGRFFESRADRPGATTLLIRRARPLLEGTLFSLFDFRLLVDFAANVPPLWDAYLEFRPRKEVRVRVGKFRPPVGLERNQSGIHTLFIERALPTDLVPNRDVGVMVHGELVDGVVSYALGAFNGTADGASADTNLDDSFDLTARVFAHPFRALGLPSLSGLGLGIAASRGSQFGSASTTGEAPLRSMGQQTFFIFRTGNGLGETVVAHGPHVRWSPQGYLYVGPLGAMAEYVSSTQEVNLGDQHARLRFESWQASASYVLFGGKAAYDGVKPTAPFGASAEGWGAVELGARLSELRVDPDAFPVYADPTRSARKAHGWGAVANWYLNNNVRVATTYDHTEYEGGAVEGARLPESVVMSRFQVSW, from the coding sequence TGCTGGCCCAGGCGCCTGCGTCCGCCGAGCCCGCGCCCACGCCTCCCGCCCCGGGGAGCGTCAGCGTGAGGGCGACGTCCGAGGGCATCTCCCTCCACTCCGCCGACAACGCCCTGTTGCTGAAGCTGCGCGGCTACGTGCAGTTGGATGGTCGCTTCTTCGAGAGCCGCGCGGACCGTCCCGGCGCGACCACGCTGCTCATCCGGCGTGCGCGTCCGCTGCTTGAGGGGACGCTCTTCAGCCTGTTCGACTTCCGGCTGCTGGTGGACTTCGCGGCGAACGTGCCTCCGCTGTGGGATGCGTATCTCGAGTTCCGCCCGCGCAAGGAGGTCCGGGTGCGCGTGGGCAAGTTCCGTCCGCCGGTGGGACTCGAGCGCAACCAGTCCGGCATCCATACGCTCTTCATCGAGCGAGCGCTGCCCACGGACCTGGTGCCCAACCGGGACGTGGGGGTGATGGTGCACGGGGAGCTGGTGGACGGCGTGGTGAGCTACGCGCTGGGGGCCTTCAACGGCACGGCGGACGGGGCGAGCGCCGACACCAACCTGGATGACAGCTTCGACCTGACGGCGCGGGTGTTCGCCCATCCGTTCCGGGCGCTGGGGCTGCCGTCGCTCTCGGGGCTGGGGTTGGGCATCGCGGCGTCGCGCGGGTCGCAGTTCGGCTCGGCGTCCACCACGGGCGAGGCGCCGCTGCGCTCCATGGGGCAGCAGACGTTCTTCATCTTCAGGACGGGCAACGGCCTGGGGGAGACCGTCGTCGCCCACGGCCCGCATGTCCGCTGGTCCCCACAGGGCTATCTCTACGTGGGGCCGCTGGGCGCGATGGCCGAGTACGTCTCCTCGACCCAGGAGGTCAACCTGGGGGACCAGCACGCGCGGCTTCGCTTCGAGTCCTGGCAGGCCAGCGCGTCGTACGTGCTCTTCGGCGGCAAGGCGGCCTACGACGGCGTGAAGCCCACCGCGCCGTTCGGCGCGAGCGCGGAGGGCTGGGGCGCGGTGGAGTTGGGGGCGCGCCTGTCCGAGCTCCGCGTGGACCCGGACGCATTCCCCGTCTACGCGGACCCCACGCGCTCGGCGCGCAAGGCCCATGGCTGGGGCGCGGTGGCCAACTGGTACCTCAACAACAACGTCCGGGTGGCCACCACGTATGACCACACCGAGTACGAGGGAGGCGCCGTCGAGGGAGCGCGCCTGCCCGAATCCGTCGTCATGTCCCGCTTCCAGGTGAGCTGGTGA
- a CDS encoding sulfate/molybdate ABC transporter ATP-binding protein has translation MSIVVEQLTRRFSPGGSPAVSSVSFQAPAGAITSLLGPSGAGKSTLLRLIAGLEVPDSGRVLIDGADCTAQPVQQRNVGVVFQSYALFRHMTVRQNVAFGLEMRKRPRAEVEARVDEMLRLVQLEALGSRFPGQLSGGQRQRVAFARALAIRPRVLLLDEPFGALDTRVREELREWLHGLHERTRLTTLLVTHDQQEALEISQHVVVLSEGRVAQAGSPEDIYDRPASPFVASFIGGASILRGHVQAGRATLGALALSVPAAAREGEAVHAFVRPHDIKLARTDGAARSTSPVMGRVERLKSVGGFVKVLLRLPSGDEVTVQVSRSEFDALGVSEGDAVHADVRSASVFLGDYAI, from the coding sequence ATGAGCATCGTCGTCGAGCAGCTCACCCGGCGGTTCTCCCCGGGCGGCAGCCCCGCCGTCTCGTCGGTGTCCTTCCAGGCGCCCGCGGGGGCCATCACCTCGCTGTTGGGGCCATCCGGGGCGGGGAAGTCCACGCTGCTGCGGCTCATCGCCGGGCTGGAGGTCCCCGACTCGGGGCGCGTCCTCATCGACGGCGCGGACTGCACGGCCCAGCCGGTGCAACAACGCAACGTGGGCGTCGTGTTCCAGAGCTACGCCCTGTTTCGCCACATGACGGTGCGGCAGAACGTCGCCTTCGGATTGGAGATGCGCAAGCGACCCCGGGCCGAGGTGGAGGCGCGGGTGGACGAGATGCTGCGCCTGGTACAGCTCGAGGCCTTGGGCTCGCGCTTTCCGGGGCAGCTCTCCGGCGGCCAGCGTCAGCGCGTGGCCTTCGCGCGGGCGCTCGCCATCCGTCCCCGGGTGTTGCTCCTGGACGAGCCCTTCGGCGCGCTGGACACGCGGGTGCGCGAGGAGCTTCGCGAGTGGCTGCATGGACTGCATGAGCGCACGCGGCTGACGACGCTCCTGGTGACGCATGACCAACAGGAGGCGCTCGAAATCTCCCAGCATGTCGTCGTGCTGAGCGAGGGGCGCGTGGCCCAGGCGGGCTCGCCGGAGGACATCTACGACCGCCCGGCGTCACCCTTCGTCGCGTCGTTCATCGGCGGGGCGAGCATCCTGCGGGGCCATGTCCAGGCGGGGCGCGCAACGCTCGGCGCCCTCGCGCTGTCGGTGCCGGCCGCCGCGCGCGAGGGCGAGGCGGTGCATGCCTTCGTGCGTCCTCATGACATCAAGCTGGCGCGCACGGATGGCGCGGCACGCAGCACTTCGCCCGTCATGGGGAGGGTGGAGCGCCTCAAGTCCGTGGGCGGCTTCGTCAAGGTGCTCCTGCGACTTCCTTCGGGTGATGAAGTGACGGTGCAGGTGTCTCGCTCCGAGTTCGATGCGCTCGGCGTCTCGGAAGGTGACGCGGTCCACGCCGACGTGCGCTCCGCCTCCGTCTTCCTGGGGGACTACGCCATCTGA
- the cysT gene encoding sulfate ABC transporter permease subunit CysT has product MSTPARRHVLPGFRLSLGFTWAYVGLLVLIPLSSLFLKTFSLTWPQFWETVTAPRALAAYRLSFGASLVAALVNVVFGLLVAWVLVRYRFPGRSLVESLVDLPFALPTAVAGLTLTTLFSSKGWYGQYLEALGLKVAYTSVGIAVALTFIGLPFVVRTVQPVLEGLDADVEEAAATLGATPWQTFTRVLFPAIYPALLSGFTLAFARALGEYGSVVFISGNMPLRTEIVPLLIVTKLEQYDYAGATAIAVVMLVTSFLLLLVVNLLQRWSHRRFEVRPGA; this is encoded by the coding sequence ATGAGCACGCCCGCGCGTCGACATGTCCTGCCCGGCTTCCGTCTGTCGCTGGGCTTCACCTGGGCCTATGTGGGGCTGTTGGTCCTCATCCCCCTGTCCAGCCTGTTCCTCAAGACGTTCTCCCTGACGTGGCCGCAGTTCTGGGAGACGGTGACCGCGCCCCGCGCGCTCGCGGCGTACCGATTGAGCTTCGGCGCGTCGCTGGTGGCGGCGCTGGTCAACGTCGTGTTCGGCCTGCTCGTCGCGTGGGTGCTCGTGCGCTACCGCTTCCCGGGGCGCTCGCTGGTGGAGTCGCTGGTGGACCTGCCCTTCGCGCTGCCCACGGCGGTGGCGGGGCTGACGCTCACCACGCTGTTCTCCTCGAAGGGCTGGTATGGCCAATACCTGGAGGCGCTGGGCCTCAAGGTGGCCTACACGTCCGTGGGAATCGCGGTGGCGCTGACGTTCATCGGGCTGCCCTTCGTGGTGCGCACGGTGCAGCCGGTGCTGGAGGGTTTGGACGCGGACGTGGAGGAGGCCGCGGCGACGCTGGGCGCCACGCCGTGGCAGACCTTCACGCGGGTGTTGTTCCCGGCCATCTACCCCGCGCTGCTCAGCGGCTTCACCCTGGCCTTCGCGCGGGCGCTGGGCGAGTACGGCTCCGTCGTCTTCATCTCCGGCAACATGCCGCTGCGCACGGAGATTGTCCCGCTGCTCATCGTCACCAAGCTGGAGCAGTACGACTACGCGGGGGCCACGGCCATCGCCGTGGTGATGCTGGTGACGTCGTTCCTGCTCCTGCTCGTCGTCAACCTGCTCCAGCGCTGGAGCCACCGCCGGTTCGAAGTCCGGCCTGGAGCGTGA
- the cysW gene encoding sulfate ABC transporter permease subunit CysW yields MLAPSSLVAHRATRPLEGSRWVRWTLITLALGFLAVFLVVPLVAVFSFAFQKGWAAYVAAVTEPEARSAILLTLMAAGIAVPLNLVFGLSAAWLIARFRFRGRALLLSLIDLPFSVSPVIAGLIFVLLFGRQGWLGPLLAEHDVHIIFAVPGIVLATVFITFPFVAREVLPVMQAQGSDEEEAALTLGASGWRTFLRVTLPKVKWGVLYGVILCNARAMGEFGAVSVVSGHVRGVTTTLPLHAEILYNEYDFAGAFAVASLLTVLALVTLVLKKYVEWRSEAS; encoded by the coding sequence ATGCTGGCTCCTTCGAGTCTGGTGGCGCACCGCGCGACGCGCCCGCTGGAGGGCTCACGGTGGGTGCGCTGGACGCTCATCACCCTGGCGCTGGGCTTCCTGGCCGTCTTCCTCGTCGTCCCGTTGGTGGCTGTCTTCAGCTTCGCGTTCCAGAAGGGGTGGGCCGCGTACGTGGCCGCCGTCACGGAGCCGGAGGCCCGCTCCGCCATCCTCCTGACGCTGATGGCCGCGGGCATCGCCGTGCCGCTCAACCTGGTCTTCGGACTCTCGGCCGCGTGGTTGATCGCGCGCTTCCGCTTCCGGGGACGCGCGCTGTTGCTGTCGCTCATCGACCTGCCGTTCAGCGTGTCGCCCGTCATCGCGGGGCTCATCTTCGTGCTGCTCTTCGGGCGGCAAGGCTGGCTGGGTCCGCTGCTCGCCGAGCACGACGTGCACATCATCTTCGCGGTGCCGGGCATCGTGCTGGCGACCGTGTTCATCACCTTCCCGTTCGTCGCCCGGGAGGTGCTCCCGGTGATGCAGGCGCAGGGCAGTGACGAGGAGGAGGCGGCGCTGACCTTGGGCGCGAGTGGCTGGCGCACCTTCCTGCGCGTCACGCTGCCGAAGGTGAAGTGGGGCGTGCTCTACGGCGTCATCCTTTGCAACGCGCGGGCGATGGGCGAGTTCGGCGCCGTCTCGGTGGTGTCCGGGCACGTGCGCGGCGTCACCACGACGCTGCCGCTGCACGCGGAGATTCTCTACAACGAATACGACTTCGCCGGAGCGTTCGCCGTGGCCTCGTTGCTCACGGTGTTGGCGCTGGTGACGCTGGTCCTGAAGAAGTACGTGGAGTGGAGGAGTGAGGCGTCATGA
- a CDS encoding sulfate ABC transporter substrate-binding protein — protein MHSWLVSSLLVVLALVGCSKSSGADAASGNSVTLLNVSYDPTRELYVDVNAAFAREWEAKHGQKVSIKQSHGGSGKQARAVIDGLEADIVTLALAYDVDMLHDKASLIPEAWQARLPHNSAPYTSTIVFVVRKGNPKGIRDWEDLLREDVAVITPNPKTSGGARWNYLAAWGYALRKPGGTPDSARAFVETLFRRVPVLDSGARGSTTTFAERGLGDVLIAWENEAFLLTNEVGQGRFDIVVPSVSILAEPPVAVVDRHVDKRGTRAVAEAYLQFLYSEEGQRLAAKHHYRPRSEAVASKEGARFPKLKLFTIDEVFGGWRKAQAAHFDDGGVFDRIYVPQAR, from the coding sequence ATGCATTCGTGGCTCGTGTCGTCCCTGCTCGTCGTGCTCGCCCTCGTCGGGTGCTCGAAGTCCTCCGGTGCCGACGCGGCCTCGGGAAACAGCGTCACGTTGCTCAACGTGTCCTACGACCCCACGCGGGAGCTGTACGTGGACGTCAACGCGGCGTTCGCCAGGGAGTGGGAGGCGAAGCACGGCCAGAAGGTGTCCATCAAGCAGTCCCATGGCGGCTCCGGCAAGCAGGCGCGAGCGGTCATCGACGGGCTGGAGGCGGACATCGTCACGCTGGCGCTGGCCTACGACGTGGACATGCTCCACGACAAGGCGTCGCTCATCCCGGAGGCGTGGCAGGCGAGGCTCCCGCACAACAGCGCGCCGTACACCTCCACCATCGTCTTCGTGGTGCGGAAGGGAAACCCCAAGGGCATCCGTGACTGGGAGGATTTGCTGCGCGAGGACGTCGCGGTCATCACGCCCAACCCGAAGACCTCCGGCGGCGCGAGGTGGAACTACCTGGCCGCGTGGGGCTACGCGTTGCGCAAGCCGGGAGGCACCCCCGATAGCGCGAGGGCCTTCGTGGAGACGCTCTTCCGCCGGGTGCCGGTGCTCGACTCCGGCGCGCGCGGGTCCACCACCACGTTCGCCGAGCGCGGGCTGGGGGACGTGCTCATCGCCTGGGAGAACGAGGCCTTCCTGCTGACGAACGAAGTGGGGCAGGGGCGGTTCGACATCGTCGTGCCCTCGGTGAGCATCCTGGCCGAGCCCCCTGTCGCGGTGGTGGACCGCCACGTGGACAAGCGCGGCACGCGCGCGGTGGCGGAGGCGTATCTCCAGTTCCTGTACTCGGAGGAGGGGCAGCGTCTGGCGGCGAAGCACCACTACCGCCCGCGCTCGGAGGCGGTGGCGAGCAAGGAGGGCGCCCGCTTCCCGAAGCTGAAGCTCTTCACCATCGACGAGGTGTTCGGCGGCTGGCGCAAGGCGCAGGCCGCGCACTTCGATGATGGCGGCGTCTTCGACCGCATCTACGTCCCCCAGGCGCGCTGA
- a CDS encoding glycoside hydrolase family 16 protein, whose translation MAYRSESSWGACFVLGGLLLGGCGSEVPAESEPPLVAQEQKELAYDPGAGWNLAWQDDFTGSALNSANWNVLTSNFDPVTGNCNFGTGELEYPRAQNVTVSGGKLILTAERTSDAPNDSRCTGYGPRSFYSGRIHTKGKVERTYGKLVASIKVPSGYGMWPAFWTLGANISSVGWPAAGEIDILEWHSNEPSWMKVATHWGEGARDWGSGANRGYSLADAFHVYELEWTADRMVFRLDNQVRANADFVHGAQAFRQNHYILLNLALGGNWYGNTPAGNVDLPSGQRKTMEVEWVRWYQAGSTPGGTLTNPGFESDMSGWATWSPNGTEAADFSETHNGGHSGSYHLTHWTNATPFEVWTYQTVSGLASGNYRVRAWVRKGGTFDLSRIQAKTCGSCAPVFTELGTYGAWTLVETPVISVTGGYLELGFHTRATTGNGANFVHMDDVQLVKL comes from the coding sequence ATGGCATATCGGAGCGAGTCCAGCTGGGGTGCGTGTTTCGTGTTGGGTGGGTTGTTGTTGGGGGGATGTGGGAGCGAGGTCCCAGCGGAGTCCGAGCCGCCGCTGGTCGCGCAGGAGCAGAAGGAGTTGGCCTACGACCCAGGGGCGGGCTGGAACCTGGCGTGGCAGGACGACTTCACGGGCTCGGCGCTGAACTCGGCGAACTGGAACGTGCTGACGAGCAATTTCGACCCGGTGACGGGCAACTGCAACTTCGGCACGGGGGAGTTGGAGTACCCGCGCGCGCAGAACGTGACGGTGAGCGGGGGCAAGCTCATCCTCACCGCCGAGCGCACCAGCGACGCTCCCAATGACTCACGTTGCACTGGCTATGGGCCGCGCTCGTTCTACTCGGGACGCATCCACACCAAGGGCAAGGTGGAGCGGACCTACGGCAAGCTGGTGGCGAGCATCAAGGTGCCGTCGGGTTACGGCATGTGGCCCGCGTTCTGGACCCTGGGCGCGAACATCTCCAGCGTCGGCTGGCCGGCGGCGGGGGAGATCGACATCCTCGAGTGGCACTCGAACGAGCCGTCATGGATGAAGGTGGCCACGCACTGGGGCGAGGGTGCGAGGGATTGGGGCTCCGGGGCGAACCGGGGCTACAGCCTGGCGGATGCCTTCCACGTCTACGAGCTGGAGTGGACGGCGGACCGGATGGTGTTCCGCTTGGACAACCAGGTCCGGGCGAACGCGGACTTCGTGCACGGCGCCCAGGCGTTCCGGCAGAACCACTACATCCTGTTGAACCTGGCGCTGGGTGGGAACTGGTATGGCAATACGCCGGCGGGCAACGTGGACCTGCCGTCGGGACAGCGCAAGACGATGGAGGTGGAGTGGGTGCGTTGGTATCAGGCCGGCAGCACGCCGGGCGGGACGCTGACGAACCCGGGCTTCGAGTCGGACATGAGCGGTTGGGCGACGTGGAGCCCGAACGGCACCGAGGCGGCGGACTTCAGCGAGACGCACAACGGAGGGCACTCGGGCAGCTATCACCTGACGCACTGGACCAACGCCACGCCCTTCGAGGTGTGGACGTATCAGACGGTGTCGGGGCTGGCGTCCGGCAACTACCGGGTCCGCGCGTGGGTGCGAAAGGGTGGCACCTTCGACCTGTCTCGCATCCAGGCGAAGACGTGTGGCTCGTGCGCGCCGGTGTTCACCGAGCTGGGGACGTATGGCGCGTGGACGCTGGTGGAGACGCCGGTCATCTCCGTCACCGGCGGGTATCTGGAGCTGGGGTTCCATACCCGTGCCACCACGGGCAACGGCGCGAACTTCGTGCACATGGATGATGTGCAGTTGGTGAAGCTGTAG